A genomic segment from Actinoplanes sichuanensis encodes:
- a CDS encoding NtaA/DmoA family FMN-dependent monooxygenase (This protein belongs to a clade of FMN-dependent monooxygenases, within a broader family of flavin-dependent oxidoreductases, the luciferase-like monooxygenase (LMM) family, some of whose members use coenzyme F420 rather than FMN.), producing the protein MPKQIILAAHFPGVNNTTVWSDPRAGSQIDFDSFEYLAKTAERGLFDFFFLAEGLRLREQRGLIHDLDVVGRPDTITVLTALAAVTEHLGLAGTLNATYHEPYELARQLATLDHLSGGRAAWNVVTSPGAFFGENFRRGGFLDHADRYVRAGEFIEAARTLWDSDAGEFAYRGAQFDIKGRFGVPRSPQGHPIILQAGDSDGGRELAAKHSDAIFSRHHHIDDARTFYRDVKDRLAKYGRTEDSLKIIPGVSYVLGDSDADAQEKAHHIRRRQVSPQTAILLLEQLWNTDLSGYDAEGPLPDIDPVVDEDDTIIKGRAGMYPDRLATARDWRARAEAKNLSIRDLIIEVTGRQNFIGTPARVAELLDEYVQTDACDGFILVSHLTPAGLDDFVDQVVPLLQERGVFRTEYSGTTLRANLGL; encoded by the coding sequence GTGCCTAAGCAGATCATCCTCGCCGCGCACTTCCCGGGCGTGAACAACACGACGGTGTGGAGCGACCCGCGCGCCGGCAGCCAGATCGACTTCGACTCCTTCGAATACCTCGCGAAGACCGCCGAACGGGGGCTGTTCGACTTCTTCTTCCTGGCCGAGGGGCTGCGGCTGCGTGAGCAGCGCGGCCTGATCCACGACCTGGACGTGGTCGGCCGGCCGGACACGATCACGGTGCTGACCGCCCTGGCCGCGGTCACCGAGCACCTGGGGCTGGCCGGGACGCTGAACGCCACCTACCACGAGCCGTACGAGCTGGCCCGTCAGCTGGCCACCCTCGACCACCTGTCCGGCGGGCGGGCCGCGTGGAACGTGGTCACCTCCCCTGGCGCGTTCTTCGGCGAGAACTTCCGGCGCGGCGGGTTCCTCGACCATGCCGACCGTTACGTCCGGGCCGGGGAGTTCATCGAAGCCGCCCGGACGCTCTGGGACTCCGACGCCGGAGAATTCGCCTACCGCGGCGCGCAGTTCGACATCAAGGGCCGCTTCGGGGTGCCGCGCAGCCCGCAGGGGCATCCGATCATCCTGCAGGCCGGTGACTCCGACGGCGGCCGGGAACTGGCCGCGAAACACTCCGACGCGATCTTCTCCCGGCACCACCATATCGACGACGCCCGGACCTTCTACCGTGACGTCAAGGACCGGCTCGCGAAGTACGGCCGGACCGAGGACAGCCTGAAGATCATTCCGGGGGTGTCCTATGTGCTCGGCGACAGCGACGCCGACGCCCAGGAGAAGGCCCACCACATCCGGCGCCGGCAGGTCAGCCCGCAGACCGCGATCCTGCTGCTGGAACAGCTGTGGAACACCGACCTGTCCGGCTACGACGCCGAAGGGCCGCTGCCGGACATCGACCCGGTCGTGGACGAGGACGACACGATCATCAAGGGCCGCGCCGGCATGTACCCGGACCGGCTGGCCACCGCCCGCGACTGGCGGGCCCGGGCCGAGGCGAAGAACCTGTCGATCCGGGACCTGATCATCGAGGTGACCGGGCGGCAGAACTTCATCGGCACCCCGGCCCGGGTCGCCGAACTGCTCGACGAGTACGTGCAGACCGACGCCTGCGACGGCTTCATCCTCGTCTCGCACCTGACCCCGGCCGGGCTCGACGACTTCGTGGACCAGGTGGTCCCGCTGCTGCAGGAACGCGGCGTGTTCCGGACCGAGTATTCCGGCACCACGCTGCGCGCCAACCTGGGGCTGTGA
- a CDS encoding LLM class flavin-dependent oxidoreductase, producing the protein MTLHLAVALAGDSFAAGDWIGQVRRADEAGLDFVTFDDTFGRYGPDAVQVAARVAPLTRHVGLVPVATTTHTEPFHLSTALATLDWVSRGRAGWQVRISADPAEAALLGRREPLPVDELIGEASDAIEVVRRLWDSWEDDAIIADVATGRYIDREKLHYIDFTGPHFTVKGPSIVPRPPQGRPVVAALAHGPQVWDALDADVFFVTPSDADEAAAIVRRIVPEKKIFADLAVDGTRTPQDLADLVQNWWVASGVDGFRLRVADVADVTDELVPELRRRGLFEPSTKPVLRERLGLGTAVNRYQEAGRA; encoded by the coding sequence ATGACATTGCATCTCGCGGTCGCTCTGGCCGGTGACTCGTTCGCCGCCGGTGACTGGATCGGCCAGGTCCGTCGGGCCGACGAGGCCGGGCTCGACTTCGTGACGTTCGACGACACGTTCGGGCGGTACGGGCCGGACGCGGTGCAGGTCGCCGCCCGGGTCGCGCCGCTGACCCGGCACGTCGGCCTGGTGCCGGTGGCCACCACCACCCACACCGAGCCGTTCCACCTGTCCACCGCGCTGGCCACCCTCGACTGGGTCAGCCGGGGGCGGGCCGGCTGGCAGGTGCGGATCTCGGCGGATCCGGCCGAGGCGGCGCTGCTCGGCCGGCGCGAGCCGCTGCCGGTCGACGAGCTGATCGGTGAGGCGTCCGACGCGATCGAGGTGGTGCGGCGGCTCTGGGACAGCTGGGAGGACGACGCGATCATCGCCGACGTCGCGACCGGCCGGTACATCGACCGGGAGAAGCTGCACTACATCGACTTCACGGGACCGCACTTCACGGTCAAGGGGCCGTCGATCGTGCCCCGGCCGCCGCAGGGCCGGCCGGTGGTCGCCGCGCTCGCCCACGGGCCGCAGGTGTGGGACGCGCTGGACGCCGACGTCTTCTTCGTGACGCCGTCGGACGCCGACGAGGCCGCTGCGATCGTCCGGAGGATCGTGCCGGAGAAGAAGATCTTCGCCGACCTGGCCGTCGACGGGACCCGCACACCGCAGGACCTGGCCGACCTCGTGCAGAACTGGTGGGTCGCCTCCGGGGTGGACGGGTTCCGGCTTCGGGTGGCCGACGTCGCCGACGTCACCGACGAACTCGTCCCGGAACTGCGCCGCCGTGGCCTGTTCGAGCCCTCCACCAAGCCGGTGCTCCGCGAGCGGCTCGGCCTGGGCACCGCAGTCAACCGCTATCAGGAGGCCGGACGTGCCTAA
- the nikE gene encoding nickel ABC transporter ATP-binding protein NikE translates to MIHVENLRVTFTGKRQVEAVRGVDLTIREGECVALVGESGSGKSVTARSLVGLAGPHARVQADTFTVDGRDVRGFVARDWRRLRGRFAGLILQDALVSLDPLRTVGAEIGEVLQTHRIGERRDRPQRVRQLLTDVHVPEPDRRARQYPHQLSGGLRQRALIASAIAGGPRLLIADEPTTALDATVQAQILTLLAERRAGGETLLLISHDLAVVSKLADRVLVMKDGRVVEGGDTRTILVGAGHPYTRELISAATGRRRGTTTEPGDVVAEATALRKVYGDRTVVKDFGLTIRRGEIIGLVGESGSGKTTVAQLLFGLVEPTSGHVRFEGADFSGVPERARRPIRRRLQLIAQDPLSAFDPRWTVRRIVGEALPRGEDPEPYLVRVGLGADVLDRYPRQLSGGQRQRVAVARAIAPRPSLIICDEPVSALDVSVQAQVLDLLAGIRETDGTALLFISHDLGVIRDLADRVLVMQDGRVVEQGPVKAVFDHAGHEYTRALLDAVPTLEVSR, encoded by the coding sequence TTGATCCACGTCGAGAACCTGCGGGTCACCTTCACCGGGAAACGGCAGGTCGAGGCGGTACGCGGGGTCGACCTCACGATTCGCGAGGGGGAATGTGTCGCGCTCGTCGGCGAGAGCGGCTCCGGCAAGAGCGTCACCGCGCGCAGCCTGGTCGGACTGGCCGGTCCGCATGCCCGGGTGCAGGCCGACACGTTCACCGTCGACGGCCGGGACGTGCGCGGGTTCGTCGCCCGGGACTGGCGGCGGCTGCGGGGCCGGTTCGCCGGGTTGATCCTGCAGGACGCCCTGGTCTCGCTCGATCCGCTGCGCACCGTCGGCGCGGAGATCGGTGAGGTGCTGCAGACCCATCGCATCGGTGAGCGTCGGGACCGGCCGCAGCGGGTCCGGCAGTTGCTCACCGACGTGCACGTGCCGGAACCGGATCGGCGCGCCCGGCAGTACCCGCATCAGTTGTCCGGCGGGTTGCGGCAGCGGGCCCTGATCGCGTCGGCCATCGCGGGCGGGCCACGGCTGCTGATCGCCGACGAGCCGACCACGGCCCTCGACGCGACGGTGCAGGCGCAGATCCTCACCCTGCTCGCCGAGCGCCGCGCCGGTGGCGAGACCCTGCTGCTGATCAGCCACGATCTGGCGGTCGTGTCGAAGCTCGCCGACCGGGTGCTGGTCATGAAGGACGGCCGCGTCGTCGAGGGCGGCGACACCCGCACCATCCTGGTCGGCGCCGGTCACCCGTACACCAGGGAGTTGATCTCAGCCGCCACCGGGAGACGGCGCGGGACCACCACCGAACCCGGCGACGTCGTCGCCGAGGCGACCGCGCTGCGCAAGGTGTACGGCGACCGCACCGTCGTGAAGGACTTCGGCCTGACGATCCGTCGCGGGGAGATCATCGGGCTGGTCGGCGAGTCGGGGTCGGGTAAGACCACCGTGGCGCAGCTGCTGTTCGGGTTGGTGGAGCCGACGTCCGGGCATGTGCGGTTCGAGGGCGCCGACTTCAGTGGGGTGCCGGAACGTGCCCGCCGGCCGATCCGCCGTCGTCTGCAGTTGATCGCGCAGGACCCGCTGTCGGCGTTCGACCCGCGGTGGACCGTGCGGCGCATCGTCGGCGAGGCGCTGCCCCGCGGCGAGGACCCGGAGCCGTACCTGGTCCGGGTCGGGCTCGGCGCCGACGTCCTGGACCGGTATCCGCGGCAGCTGTCCGGTGGGCAGCGGCAGCGCGTGGCCGTGGCTCGGGCGATCGCCCCACGACCGAGTCTGATCATCTGCGACGAGCCGGTCTCGGCCCTCGACGTGTCGGTGCAGGCGCAGGTCCTGGACCTGCTGGCGGGGATCCGCGAGACCGACGGGACCGCGCTGCTGTTCATCTCCCACGATCTGGGCGTGATCCGCGACCTGGCCGACCGGGTCCTGGTCATGCAGGACGGCCGGGTCGTCGAACAGGGCCCGGTCAAGGCCGTCTTCGACCATGCCGGTCACGAGTACACCCGGGCGCTGCTGGACGCCGTGCCCACTTTGGAGGTTTCCCGATGA
- a CDS encoding ABC transporter permease, translating to MTLALSRPVVRRLTLRRPRPGLAAAGLVLTLALAAVLWPSLFAGDPLAADPLRVLEAPSVAHWFGTDQLGRDVFDRVVHGARHSLSIGVAATVIAVGAGILLGLIAGLAHRVADEALSRGFDALAAFPLVLLALLFIAIAGTGTTSLIVAIGIATTPHYARVVRAQTLVVRQAPYVTHAVAFGQSRLRLALRHVLPNVLGPIPVLAMIGLGEAVLIAAGLSFLGLGPQPPSPEWGAMLSEGRGYLHIAWWASVLPGAAVTATVISLTVIGRYFQNRFEGRPA from the coding sequence GTGACGCTCGCCCTGTCCCGGCCGGTGGTGCGCCGGCTCACCCTGCGACGGCCCCGGCCCGGTCTCGCCGCCGCCGGGCTCGTCCTCACGCTGGCGTTGGCCGCGGTGCTGTGGCCGTCGCTGTTCGCCGGTGACCCGCTGGCCGCCGACCCGCTGCGGGTGCTGGAGGCGCCGTCGGTGGCGCACTGGTTCGGCACCGACCAGCTCGGCCGGGACGTGTTCGATCGGGTGGTGCACGGCGCCCGGCACTCGCTGAGCATCGGTGTCGCGGCCACCGTCATCGCGGTCGGCGCGGGCATCCTGCTCGGGTTGATCGCCGGGCTCGCCCACCGGGTCGCCGACGAGGCGCTCAGCCGCGGGTTCGACGCGCTCGCCGCGTTCCCGCTGGTTCTGCTGGCGCTGCTGTTCATCGCGATCGCGGGTACCGGCACGACCAGTCTGATCGTGGCCATCGGTATCGCCACCACACCGCACTACGCCCGGGTGGTGCGGGCCCAGACGCTCGTGGTGCGGCAGGCGCCGTACGTCACGCACGCCGTCGCCTTCGGACAGTCGCGGCTGCGGCTGGCGCTGCGGCACGTGCTGCCCAACGTGCTCGGCCCGATCCCGGTGCTGGCGATGATCGGGCTCGGCGAGGCGGTCCTGATCGCGGCCGGTCTCAGTTTCCTCGGGCTCGGTCCGCAGCCGCCGTCGCCGGAGTGGGGCGCGATGCTCTCCGAGGGCCGCGGTTACCTACACATCGCCTGGTGGGCGTCGGTGCTGCCGGGAGCGGCGGTCACCGCCACCGTCATCTCTCTCACCGTGATCGGTCGGTATTTCCAGAACCGGTTCGAAGGGCGACCGGCGTGA
- a CDS encoding ABC transporter permease produces the protein MTRVIARRIVSGVVVLWAAATAAYLALLAAPGDIVDSLIGDGADTPQIRAQIIAEWHLDRPAVVQYLDYLWRAVQGDLGRSYLLQRPVGEVIGDQIPPTLKLAVAAAVFGVVLALILAVTTRHRWVRRASSTVELIIVSTPPFLIGIVLLSVFSFRFGLFPVSGDRGWAALVLPAVTLGLPIAGVLAQVLRDGLDRALDEPFAVTARARGLRERAVLVRHALRHALIPAVTLLGWLTGVLLGGAVIIEQVFGRPGLGQVTLQAVGNGDMPVVLAVVVSAAAAFVVINTAADLAYLIIDPRLRRS, from the coding sequence GTGACCAGGGTGATCGCCCGGCGGATCGTCTCCGGCGTCGTCGTGCTGTGGGCGGCGGCCACCGCGGCGTACCTCGCGCTGCTGGCCGCCCCGGGCGACATCGTCGACAGCCTGATCGGTGACGGTGCCGACACCCCGCAGATCCGGGCCCAGATCATCGCCGAGTGGCACCTCGATCGGCCCGCCGTCGTGCAGTACCTGGACTATCTGTGGCGGGCCGTCCAGGGTGACCTGGGCCGCTCCTACCTGCTGCAGCGGCCGGTCGGCGAGGTGATCGGCGACCAGATCCCGCCCACCTTGAAACTGGCCGTGGCGGCGGCCGTCTTCGGGGTGGTGCTGGCCCTGATCCTGGCCGTCACCACCAGGCACCGGTGGGTGCGGCGGGCCAGCTCCACGGTCGAGTTGATCATCGTGTCCACTCCGCCCTTCCTGATCGGGATCGTGCTGCTCAGCGTGTTCTCGTTCCGGTTCGGGCTGTTCCCGGTCTCCGGCGACCGGGGCTGGGCGGCGCTGGTGCTGCCGGCCGTCACGCTCGGCCTGCCGATCGCCGGGGTGCTGGCCCAGGTGCTGCGCGACGGGCTGGACCGGGCCCTGGACGAGCCGTTCGCGGTCACCGCTCGGGCCCGTGGCCTGCGGGAACGAGCGGTCCTGGTCCGGCATGCGCTGCGTCACGCGCTGATCCCGGCGGTCACCCTGCTCGGCTGGCTCACCGGTGTCCTGCTCGGCGGCGCGGTGATCATCGAGCAGGTCTTCGGGCGGCCCGGGCTCGGCCAGGTCACCCTGCAGGCCGTCGGTAACGGTGACATGCCCGTCGTGTTGGCCGTCGTCGTGTCGGCCGCTGCCGCCTTCGTCGTGATCAACACGGCGGCCGATCTCGCGTACCTGATCATCGATCCGCGGTTGCGAAGGAGCTGA
- a CDS encoding ABC transporter substrate-binding protein, translated as MSRTRSAVAATALALVVLTACSSGRSGKTEAGAEAGRPVSGGSLTWAVETEPITFNPHQYAQAKARLLVWNTFEALLTHDGQGGYLPWLSTGHEVSADGKTYTFKLRTDVTFTDGTRFDAEAVKANIDQFRVDGYNPTVLAVQLRNLDQVEVVDPATVAFHLKQPDVLLLDFLSSPQGAQVSPKSLKEAKNLKAGGPELAGTGPFLLDHYTAGQEVVFTRNPAYDWAPANAGHSGAAYLDRITYRFLKESSVRVGALTSGQVQIVEGVPATDEGLITANPQLSLSRGLNSGSAYSYYFNTTHAPFDDLKVRQAFREAVDVDAVLTGVYRGSATRAWSVIGPTSPFYDKSLEKTYGGDAAKANRLLDEAGWTTRDADGFRTKDGKRLTVRLVQSAPFVRDRRDVLAQAVQAQVKQSAGIDLNVAVVDQGTATQALADGQYEVFDNSRADTDAGAALNLLLHSAGAINRTGFQDPVLDRLLEGGQAGADQAQRLTAYRQVQKLTITDQALILPLYAPADQVAADTRVGGLGFEPTAGVPGSAYDLWLSR; from the coding sequence ATGAGCCGTACCCGATCCGCCGTCGCCGCCACAGCTCTCGCCCTAGTCGTCCTCACCGCCTGTTCGTCCGGGAGGTCCGGGAAGACGGAGGCCGGTGCCGAGGCCGGCCGGCCGGTCAGCGGCGGATCGCTGACCTGGGCCGTCGAGACCGAGCCGATCACCTTCAACCCGCATCAGTACGCCCAGGCCAAGGCCCGTCTGCTGGTCTGGAACACGTTCGAGGCCCTGCTCACCCACGACGGTCAGGGCGGCTACCTGCCGTGGCTGTCCACCGGCCACGAGGTGTCGGCCGACGGGAAGACCTACACGTTCAAGCTGCGTACCGACGTGACCTTCACCGACGGGACGAGATTCGACGCCGAGGCCGTGAAGGCGAACATCGACCAGTTCCGCGTCGACGGGTACAACCCGACCGTCCTGGCCGTGCAGCTACGCAACCTGGACCAGGTCGAGGTGGTCGACCCGGCCACCGTCGCCTTCCACCTCAAGCAGCCCGACGTGCTGCTGCTCGACTTCCTCTCCTCACCGCAGGGCGCGCAGGTGTCGCCGAAGTCGCTCAAGGAGGCGAAGAACCTCAAGGCCGGCGGTCCCGAGCTGGCCGGTACCGGACCGTTCCTGCTGGACCACTACACCGCCGGGCAGGAGGTCGTGTTCACCAGGAACCCGGCCTACGACTGGGCGCCGGCCAACGCCGGGCACAGCGGGGCGGCCTACCTCGACCGGATCACCTACCGGTTCCTGAAGGAGTCGTCGGTGCGGGTCGGGGCGCTCACCTCCGGCCAGGTGCAGATCGTCGAGGGTGTCCCGGCCACCGACGAGGGCCTGATCACCGCGAACCCGCAGCTGTCGCTGTCGCGGGGGCTCAACTCCGGGTCGGCGTACTCGTACTACTTCAACACCACGCACGCCCCGTTCGACGACCTCAAGGTGCGGCAGGCGTTCCGCGAGGCGGTCGACGTCGACGCGGTGCTCACCGGCGTCTACCGGGGCAGCGCCACCCGGGCGTGGAGCGTGATCGGTCCGACCAGCCCGTTCTATGACAAGTCGCTGGAGAAGACCTACGGCGGCGATGCCGCGAAAGCCAACCGGCTTCTCGACGAGGCGGGCTGGACGACGCGGGACGCCGACGGCTTCCGGACCAAGGACGGCAAACGGCTGACGGTACGGCTGGTGCAGTCGGCGCCGTTCGTCCGGGATCGCCGCGACGTGCTGGCCCAGGCCGTGCAGGCGCAGGTCAAGCAGAGCGCCGGCATCGATCTGAACGTGGCCGTGGTCGACCAGGGCACCGCCACCCAGGCGCTCGCCGACGGGCAGTACGAGGTGTTCGACAACTCCCGGGCCGACACCGACGCCGGGGCGGCCCTCAACCTGCTGCTGCACTCGGCCGGCGCGATCAACCGGACCGGTTTCCAGGACCCGGTGCTGGACAGGCTGCTCGAAGGCGGGCAGGCCGGCGCCGACCAGGCCCAGCGGCTGACCGCGTACCGGCAGGTGCAGAAGCTGACCATCACCGATCAGGCGCTGATCCTGCCGCTGTACGCCCCGGCCGACCAGGTCGCCGCCGACACGAGAGTCGGCGGGCTGGGCTTCGAGCCGACCGCCGGTGTGCCGGGCAGTGCCTACGACCTCTGGCTCAGCCGGTGA
- a CDS encoding sulfatase-like hydrolase/transferase, protein MFHGLNILAGALVFAALLYPNVLRRLTLGNFARIPIEAAFGILLMIALPRRPRLVVGSILGAGLGWLLIQKSLDMGWFNTLARPFDVILDWELFDDTFNFIRDSYGAAGAWGAAIGAITLGAAVIALMVWAVLRLAALITEHRRRSALAAAGIASAWMLSLALGVQLIPAVPVAARTSVTYAWDRAWQAKEGIANEAAFADEIKTDPYKNVPADQILTALRGKDVMFTFVESYGRNAVESPSLAAGTTAVLEDGDAQLKAAGFAYRSGWLTSATYGGNSWLAHSTLLSGLWINNQSRYRNLTASDRLTIPSAMQKAGWDTVSVMPGATRAFPEGKFYGYNRIWDSRNLSYQGPRFSWSQMPDQYTLKQFNEVEYNRPGRKPLMIEMPLISSHTPWAPIPTFMDWDQVGDGSVYNAIAADGAQKADIWTSAAKVRREYGRSIRYTLTTLISWVEKYGNDNLVLVFLGDHQPSSVVTGDNASHDVPITIVAKDPAVLDRIASWNWTPSLKPATDAPVWPMNTFRDRFFTAFGPTGGNH, encoded by the coding sequence ATGTTCCACGGACTGAACATCCTGGCCGGCGCCCTGGTCTTCGCCGCACTGCTCTACCCGAACGTCCTACGCCGCCTCACCCTCGGCAACTTCGCCCGCATCCCGATCGAAGCCGCGTTCGGCATCCTTCTGATGATCGCGCTCCCCCGCCGCCCCCGCCTGGTCGTCGGCTCGATCCTCGGCGCCGGCCTCGGCTGGCTGCTCATCCAGAAGAGCCTCGACATGGGCTGGTTCAACACCCTGGCCCGCCCGTTCGACGTCATCCTCGACTGGGAACTGTTCGACGACACCTTCAACTTCATCCGCGACTCCTACGGCGCCGCCGGAGCCTGGGGCGCCGCGATCGGCGCGATCACACTCGGCGCCGCCGTGATCGCCCTGATGGTCTGGGCCGTACTCCGACTGGCCGCCCTGATCACCGAACACCGCCGCCGATCCGCGCTGGCCGCCGCCGGCATCGCCTCCGCCTGGATGCTGTCCCTGGCCCTCGGCGTCCAGCTCATCCCGGCCGTCCCGGTCGCCGCCCGCACCTCGGTCACCTACGCCTGGGACCGCGCCTGGCAGGCCAAGGAGGGCATCGCCAACGAGGCCGCCTTCGCCGACGAGATCAAGACCGACCCGTACAAGAACGTCCCGGCCGACCAGATCCTCACCGCCCTGCGCGGCAAGGACGTCATGTTCACCTTCGTCGAGAGCTACGGCCGCAACGCCGTCGAATCACCCAGCCTCGCCGCCGGCACCACGGCCGTCCTCGAAGACGGCGACGCCCAACTCAAGGCAGCCGGATTCGCCTACCGCAGCGGCTGGCTGACCTCCGCGACCTACGGCGGCAACAGCTGGCTCGCCCACTCCACGCTGCTGTCCGGACTGTGGATCAACAACCAGTCCCGCTACCGCAACCTCACCGCCAGTGACCGACTGACCATCCCCAGCGCCATGCAGAAGGCCGGCTGGGACACCGTCAGCGTCATGCCCGGCGCCACCCGCGCCTTCCCCGAAGGCAAGTTCTACGGCTACAACCGGATCTGGGACTCCCGCAACCTCTCCTACCAGGGCCCCAGGTTCAGCTGGTCACAGATGCCCGACCAGTACACCCTCAAGCAGTTCAACGAGGTCGAATACAACCGACCCGGCCGCAAACCACTGATGATCGAAATGCCGCTGATCTCCAGCCACACCCCGTGGGCCCCGATCCCCACGTTCATGGACTGGGACCAGGTCGGCGACGGCTCGGTCTACAACGCGATCGCCGCCGACGGCGCCCAGAAGGCCGACATCTGGACCAGCGCCGCCAAGGTCCGCCGCGAGTACGGCCGGTCGATCCGCTACACCCTCACCACCCTGATCTCCTGGGTCGAGAAATACGGCAACGACAACCTGGTCCTGGTCTTCCTCGGCGACCACCAGCCGTCCAGCGTCGTCACCGGCGACAACGCCAGCCACGACGTACCGATCACGATCGTCGCCAAGGACCCGGCCGTCCTCGACCGCATCGCGAGCTGGAACTGGACCCCCAGCCTCAAGCCCGCGACCGACGCCCCGGTCTGGCCGATGAACACCTTCCGCGACCGCTTCTTCACCGCCTTCGGCCCGACCGGCGGCAACCACTGA
- a CDS encoding TetR/AcrR family transcriptional regulator: MSVEAMRRRRLEPDARREQILSVAIRLFGAKPYADVSTTDVARDAGVARGLVNHYFGTKKDLYLEVVRVMLTVPEVALDQLPEGELPERADSIVSWFLDVVSRHSTSWLAATGAGGMAGDAEVNAVIAEAVDVAAAGVLRAVGMGDDPSPALRGMTRSYVGLAIWTAQEWLQRGVLTREQVHVLLSTALVAMVERAFPQAV; the protein is encoded by the coding sequence GTGAGTGTCGAGGCGATGCGCCGGCGCCGGCTGGAACCGGACGCCCGGCGCGAACAGATCCTGTCGGTGGCGATCCGCCTGTTCGGGGCGAAACCCTACGCCGACGTCTCCACCACGGACGTCGCCCGGGACGCGGGCGTCGCCCGCGGGCTGGTCAACCACTATTTCGGTACGAAAAAGGACCTCTACCTCGAAGTGGTGCGAGTGATGCTCACCGTGCCCGAAGTGGCGCTGGATCAGCTTCCCGAGGGCGAACTTCCCGAACGGGCCGATTCCATCGTCAGCTGGTTCCTGGATGTGGTGTCCCGACACAGCACCTCGTGGCTGGCCGCGACCGGCGCCGGCGGGATGGCCGGTGATGCGGAGGTGAACGCGGTGATCGCCGAGGCGGTCGATGTCGCCGCGGCGGGAGTGCTGCGTGCGGTCGGGATGGGCGACGACCCGTCGCCGGCGTTGCGAGGGATGACCCGGTCGTATGTCGGGCTGGCCATCTGGACCGCGCAGGAGTGGCTGCAACGAGGCGTGCTGACTCGCGAACAGGTGCACGTGCTGCTGTCGACGGCGCTGGTCGCGATGGTGGAACGAGCGTTCCCGCAAGCCGTTTAG
- a CDS encoding acyl-CoA dehydrogenase family protein: MPTPGLDGYVEPWRKPEHDDLAELARTFFTKEVLPHAARLEQQGHPDREHYRRAGELGLLGLSIPEEYGGGGGDFTHEATLLHEQTLAGEGSLGIAVHSGIVTGYINDYGSAEQKRRWLPGLVSGELVGAIGMTEPDGGSDVQAIRTRATRDGDDYVVNGSKTFITNGILADLLVLAVKTDTSARAHGISLLVCELTGDPAGFRRGRKIEKIGLHANDTAELFFDDFRVPAANLLGTEGSGFIQMMQQLPQERLVIGVGAVAAMQRAVELATAYAKERVAFGKPLIGHQNTRMVLAEVATRTRVSRAFLDDCIQRHARGELDVATAAMAKLYLTEGQCEVVDRCLQIFGGYGYTTEYPIAKMYADARVQKIYGGTNEIMKELISRVL; encoded by the coding sequence ATGCCGACCCCTGGACTGGACGGTTACGTCGAACCGTGGCGCAAGCCGGAACACGACGACCTGGCCGAGCTCGCCCGCACCTTCTTCACCAAGGAGGTGCTGCCGCACGCCGCACGCCTGGAGCAGCAGGGCCACCCCGACCGCGAGCACTACCGCCGAGCCGGCGAGCTGGGGCTGCTCGGCCTCTCCATCCCGGAGGAGTACGGCGGCGGGGGCGGCGACTTCACCCACGAGGCCACGCTGTTGCACGAACAGACGCTGGCCGGCGAGGGTAGCCTGGGCATCGCCGTGCACAGCGGCATCGTCACCGGGTACATCAACGACTACGGCTCCGCGGAGCAGAAACGTCGCTGGCTACCGGGCCTGGTGAGCGGCGAGCTGGTCGGCGCGATCGGCATGACCGAGCCGGACGGCGGCTCGGACGTCCAGGCGATCCGCACCCGGGCGACCCGCGACGGCGACGACTATGTGGTGAACGGTTCGAAGACGTTCATCACCAACGGAATCCTTGCGGACCTGTTGGTCCTCGCGGTGAAGACCGACACGTCCGCACGCGCGCACGGGATCTCGCTGCTGGTGTGCGAGCTGACCGGCGACCCGGCCGGCTTCCGCCGCGGCCGCAAGATCGAGAAGATCGGCCTGCACGCCAACGACACGGCCGAGTTGTTCTTCGACGACTTCCGGGTTCCCGCCGCGAACCTCTTGGGGACCGAGGGGTCCGGATTCATCCAGATGATGCAGCAGCTGCCCCAGGAGCGTCTGGTCATCGGGGTCGGTGCGGTCGCGGCCATGCAGCGCGCGGTGGAGCTGGCCACGGCGTACGCCAAGGAGCGGGTGGCCTTCGGCAAGCCGTTGATCGGCCACCAGAACACCCGGATGGTCCTGGCCGAGGTGGCCACCCGCACCCGCGTTTCCCGGGCCTTCCTGGACGACTGCATCCAACGGCATGCCCGTGGTGAGCTGGACGTGGCGACCGCCGCGATGGCCAAGCTCTATCTGACCGAGGGGCAGTGCGAGGTCGTCGACAGATGCCTGCAGATCTTCGGCGGCTACGGGTACACGACCGAGTACCCGATCGCGAAGATGTATGCGGACGCCCGGGTCCAGAAGATCTACGGCGGCACCAACGAGATCATGAAGGAGCTGATCTCCCGTGTCCTCTGA